In Haliscomenobacter hydrossis DSM 1100, the DNA window TGTTCGGTGGGGCCACCAATGCTTACGTATTCTCGAACACCAATGTTGGCTACTCTTTCAACACCAGTGTACAACTGCGCCGCAACTTCAAAAATGGCCAGATCATGTTGGGGTACAACTTCCTGGATGCCAAAGATGCCTCTTCCGTGGAGGCAGAAATTTCCAGCGATGCCTTCGACCGCAACCCTGCCATCAATCACGTGAACAATGCCTTGTTGGCGCCTTCTCTATTCGGAACCAAACACCGCTTCATCGGTTCTGCTTTCAAAACCTTTGAGTACGGTCCCTGGGCAACTACCTTATCTACCTTCTTCCAATACGCGCAAGGTGGTACCACCCAAAACGACAACGTGGCCGATTTCCGTTTCAGCTACACCTACTCTGGCGACATCAACAACGACGGTTCAGGTCTCAATGACTTGATTTTCATCCCTACCGATGCGCAGTTGGGCCAGATGAACTTCCAAACTGCGGCGCAACGCGATGCTTTCCGGAGTTACATCGCCCAAGACAAATACCTGAGCGAGAACCGCGGCAAATACGTTGAGAAGTACGGCATCCTTGCCCCCTGGTACTCGCAGTGGGACATCCGGGTAGCGCAGGATTACCGTTTTGAAAGTGGCCAGGCGCTGCAATTCACCCTGGACATCCTCAACTTTGGCAACATGCTCAACTCCAATTGGGGCGTACGCCAATTGCCAATCAACACCCAACCATTGGGTGTAAGTGTCACCAATGGTGTACCTACGTATTCATTTGATGCTTCGTTGAAGAATACTTTTGCCGATGATTTCAGCTTGCTGTCGCGTTGGCAGGCGAGAGTAGGATTAAGGTTTACATTCTGATCCTTGATGCCTGAAAAGGTGATTTGAACAAATAGAGCGCTATTCATGGTAGGTGGGTAGCGCTTTATTTTTTCCCAAAAAAACGCCCTATCTTTCGCCCCATGGCAGTAAACGATACCTATACCATCCACCTCCCACAGTTCGAAGGGCCTTTCGACCTCTTGTTGTTTTTCATCGAGCGCGATGAGTTGGACATCAACGATATCCCCATTGCTACCATTACCGATGATTTTCTCGACTATTTGCACCACCTGGAGCGGATGAACATCGACATGGCCAGCGAATTCATTCTGGTGGCCGCTACCCTCTGCCGCATCAAGGCCAAATTGCTCTTGCCCCGCAAACAACTGGATGAAAGTGGCAACGAAATTGATCCCCGTGAAGAACTCGTACAACGCTTGCTGGAATACAAGCGCTACAAAAGTGTGCTGGACGAAATGCGTGAGATGGAAGAACACCGCTCCATGCAGGAAACCCGAGGCAACATCACGCAAGAATTGCAACAGATTGCCACCAAAGCC includes these proteins:
- a CDS encoding segregation and condensation protein A produces the protein MAVNDTYTIHLPQFEGPFDLLLFFIERDELDINDIPIATITDDFLDYLHHLERMNIDMASEFILVAATLCRIKAKLLLPRKQLDESGNEIDPREELVQRLLEYKRYKSVLDEMREMEEHRSMQETRGNITQELQQIATKALVDTELETLTLFRLLRAFENVMQRFETPAPKAVHQIARFNYSIEGQQEFIYSRISNGQRADFKAIFGECIDRIHAIITFLALLDMVNLSKIKVLQGEGANNFWLEVAPNEELVSEWEEE